A genomic region of Tissierella sp. contains the following coding sequences:
- a CDS encoding ABC transporter substrate-binding protein, protein MKNFKVTKLISLLLISSITLTGCTGAKESNANPSETKFKIGISQLADHPALDDARLGFEDGLKELGVNAEIIYQNAQGDIPTSLTIAQKLTKDKVDLIYAIATPAAQSAKQTTSDIPIIFSAVTDPVIAELVNSMEKPGRNVTGTSDASPMDRQLQLFKDIDNTIIKIGVIFNTGESNSQIQVEMAKELATGLGLEIIEVGVSTINDIPQAVDSIIKKVDGIYTITDNMVASAINIVSEKAIANNLITVGAEDSHVKGGILVTDGLSYYELGKQSAKMAKEILVDGKSPSDIPSETSTNTKKVYNENTLKALNIDINNKAFKGAAKSD, encoded by the coding sequence ATGAAAAATTTCAAAGTCACCAAATTAATATCATTATTACTAATAAGTTCAATCACATTAACAGGTTGCACAGGTGCCAAAGAATCAAACGCCAATCCTAGCGAAACAAAGTTTAAAATTGGAATTAGCCAATTAGCAGACCATCCTGCATTGGATGATGCTCGACTTGGGTTTGAAGATGGACTAAAAGAACTTGGTGTAAATGCAGAAATAATATACCAAAATGCACAGGGAGATATACCAACTTCCCTAACCATTGCTCAAAAGCTTACAAAGGATAAGGTTGATTTAATATATGCCATTGCAACACCAGCAGCACAGTCGGCCAAGCAGACTACATCAGATATACCAATAATTTTTAGTGCAGTAACTGATCCCGTAATTGCAGAGCTAGTAAATTCAATGGAAAAACCAGGTAGGAATGTAACCGGTACATCAGATGCAAGTCCAATGGATAGACAATTACAATTATTCAAAGATATTGATAACACTATCATAAAAATTGGAGTCATCTTTAATACAGGCGAATCGAATTCACAAATTCAAGTTGAAATGGCAAAAGAATTAGCTACTGGACTAGGTTTAGAAATAATTGAAGTAGGAGTATCTACTATAAACGATATACCACAAGCTGTAGATTCTATAATTAAGAAAGTAGATGGAATATATACGATTACAGATAATATGGTGGCTTCTGCAATAAATATAGTATCTGAAAAGGCCATAGCCAATAATCTAATTACAGTAGGTGCAGAAGATTCCCATGTAAAAGGTGGAATCCTAGTAACTGATGGCCTTAGCTACTATGAATTAGGAAAGCAATCAGCTAAAATGGCAAAAGAAATATTAGTAGATGGTAAATCCCCTTCAGATATACCTTCAGAGACTTCTACCAATACTAAAAAGGTTTACAATGAAAATACATTAAAAGCTTTAAATATTGACATAAATAACAAAGCATTTAAAGGTGCAGCAAAATCTGATTAA
- a CDS encoding ABC transporter permease subunit, with amino-acid sequence MSSLMVTSLEQGLIFAVLAMGIFLTYKILDIADLSVEGTFPFGAFIFAKFISMGVNPIISTLMAFFFGTLAGLLTATLFTNLRIKPLLAGILTMTILYSVNLKINGKSNMPLFSYGSIFDLGSTLVVLVVIVLLVKIILDQFLKTETGYLLIATGDNESLVRSLGENSNKYKTIGLMIANGLVALSGALMAQFQGFADITMGSSIIVVALASIIIGDTIKKNSNKLKNTTRAILGAIIYKIIGGIAIDLGLNPNDLRAINAIIVIIFISYNNFAVDIFGLFKNKGGEKDVKNSKSIKEF; translated from the coding sequence ATGAGTTCATTAATGGTTACATCCTTAGAGCAAGGACTGATATTTGCAGTTTTAGCTATGGGAATATTTTTAACTTACAAAATATTAGATATAGCGGATCTTTCAGTAGAAGGAACCTTTCCTTTTGGAGCTTTTATATTTGCTAAGTTTATTTCAATGGGAGTTAACCCAATAATAAGTACTTTAATGGCTTTCTTCTTTGGAACTTTGGCAGGATTACTTACTGCTACACTCTTTACAAATTTGAGAATAAAACCACTATTGGCCGGGATATTAACTATGACCATATTATATTCTGTAAATCTAAAAATAAATGGAAAATCTAATATGCCCCTTTTCAGTTATGGCTCAATATTCGATTTAGGCTCAACTTTAGTAGTATTAGTTGTCATTGTATTGTTGGTAAAAATAATCTTAGATCAATTTCTAAAAACAGAAACAGGTTATTTGTTAATAGCAACAGGAGATAACGAATCCCTAGTAAGATCTCTGGGAGAAAATAGCAATAAATACAAGACAATAGGACTAATGATAGCCAACGGATTAGTAGCTCTTAGTGGGGCATTGATGGCTCAATTCCAAGGCTTTGCAGATATAACAATGGGTAGCTCTATTATAGTTGTAGCCCTTGCCTCAATAATAATAGGAGATACTATAAAAAAGAATTCAAATAAACTCAAGAATACAACAAGAGCAATATTAGGAGCAATAATATACAAGATTATTGGTGGAATTGCCATAGACCTTGGATTAAACCCCAATGACCTTAGAGCAATAAATGCAATAATCGTAATAATATTCATATCCTATAATAATTTTGCAGTAGATATCTTTGGGTTATTCAAAAATAAGGGAGGGGAAAAAGATGTTAAAAATAGCAAATCTATCAAAGAGTTTTAA
- a CDS encoding ATP-binding cassette domain-containing protein, which produces MLKIANLSKSFNKNTDNEIDIFSNFNLEIEENKCTAIIGSNGCGKSTLLNIIGGSILADQGKIAIDGKDISMLREEERSIHIGRVHQDPSMGVSPSLTILENMSLADKKGEKFTLRKLVKKNNIDKYVELLKDLDLGLENKLNTKVKFLSGGQRQSLSLIMAAMKHPNLLLLDEHTAALDPKTSHVIMRKTKELIDKYSITTIMISHNMRDAIEYSDRIIMLDKGQIVLDKPSKNVTETELVQIYKEKFVQIVA; this is translated from the coding sequence ATGTTAAAAATAGCAAATCTATCAAAGAGTTTTAATAAAAATACGGACAACGAAATAGACATCTTTAGCAATTTCAATTTAGAAATAGAAGAAAATAAATGCACAGCAATTATTGGTTCAAATGGCTGTGGGAAGTCTACACTCCTAAATATAATAGGTGGTAGTATATTAGCAGACCAAGGAAAGATTGCCATAGATGGAAAAGATATTTCAATGCTAAGAGAAGAAGAAAGGTCCATTCACATAGGTAGGGTACATCAAGATCCGTCTATGGGAGTATCCCCTTCATTAACCATATTGGAAAATATGTCCTTGGCAGATAAAAAGGGTGAAAAATTCACCTTAAGAAAGCTTGTAAAAAAGAATAATATTGATAAGTATGTAGAGCTATTAAAAGATTTGGACTTAGGCCTTGAAAACAAATTAAATACTAAGGTAAAATTTTTATCTGGTGGACAAAGACAATCTCTTTCTCTGATAATGGCTGCTATGAAACATCCTAACTTGTTGTTACTTGATGAGCACACAGCAGCTTTAGACCCAAAGACTTCTCATGTTATAATGAGAAAAACAAAAGAATTAATAGACAAATATTCAATAACAACCATAATGATATCCCACAACATGAGAGATGCCATCGAATATTCAGATAGGATAATAATGCTGGATAAGGGGCAAATAGTATTAGATAAACCAAGTAAAAATGTAACAGAAACAGAATTAGTCCAAATCTATAAGGAAAAGTTTGTACAAATAGTAGCATAA
- the nadE gene encoding NAD(+) synthase: protein MKLSSEALKNLTNDLIQWIKDSMVKNGGDKAVIGISGGKDSSVVAALCVRALGKENVIGVLMPDGIQHDISDSKEICKVLEIESIEVNIEEMTKSFLHALKDIDKGLIPDVSKQTKLNLPPRVRMTLLYAISQSIDKSRVINTSNISEDWIGYATIYGDTAGAFSPLGMLTSDEVIQVGEFLEIPSKFIIKKPSDGLTGKVDEEVFGFSYEVLNNYIREGICEDEDIKEKIDSMHKYSRHKFLPIPMFNAALPIKAQDIANIYK, encoded by the coding sequence ATGAAATTATCAAGTGAAGCTTTAAAAAATTTAACTAATGATTTAATTCAATGGATAAAAGACAGTATGGTGAAAAATGGTGGAGATAAGGCTGTTATCGGGATCTCTGGAGGAAAGGATAGTTCTGTAGTAGCTGCTCTTTGCGTTAGAGCTTTGGGAAAGGAAAATGTTATAGGTGTTCTTATGCCTGATGGAATCCAACATGATATTTCTGATTCTAAAGAGATTTGCAAGGTTTTGGAGATTGAAAGTATAGAAGTAAATATTGAAGAAATGACAAAATCTTTTTTACATGCTTTGAAAGATATTGATAAGGGGTTGATTCCAGATGTTTCAAAGCAAACTAAACTAAATCTTCCACCAAGAGTTAGAATGACTTTACTCTATGCTATTTCTCAGTCTATAGATAAGAGTAGGGTCATAAATACTAGCAATATTTCCGAAGATTGGATTGGCTATGCTACCATATATGGAGATACAGCAGGAGCTTTCTCTCCGCTGGGAATGCTAACATCTGATGAAGTTATACAAGTTGGAGAGTTTCTTGAGATACCTTCTAAATTTATTATAAAGAAACCAAGTGATGGACTTACAGGGAAAGTGGATGAAGAAGTATTTGGGTTTTCTTATGAAGTCTTAAATAATTATATTAGAGAAGGAATATGTGAAGATGAAGATATAAAAGAGAAGATTGATAGTATGCATAAATATAGTCGTCATAAGTTTTTACCTATTCCTATGTTTAATGCTGCCTTGCCTATTAAAGCACAAGACATTGCAAATATCTATAAATGA
- a CDS encoding isochorismatase family protein, protein MLFIIDMQNSYIDKDKGERYIKDSEKMVDGIIDKIKKTEEKGEYIFHTVDIPIEKNNFKGENSEQNLINDIESIEIQEMKSDKEEKWSCEPYKLLKSYLDKHEKVKKSYYAIPPETLFEIQRRFKEQNHIIEEIEFVGIETHICVLANAICLQSAFPQANIVIHESLCMSKNEKDHKRALKIMEALGMEIRREKDEIIK, encoded by the coding sequence GTGTTATTTATTATAGATATGCAAAACTCTTATATAGATAAGGATAAAGGAGAAAGATATATAAAGGATTCTGAAAAGATGGTAGATGGAATCATAGATAAGATAAAAAAAACTGAGGAAAAAGGGGAATATATATTTCATACTGTAGATATTCCTATTGAAAAAAATAACTTTAAAGGTGAAAATAGTGAACAGAATCTCATTAATGATATAGAAAGCATAGAAATTCAAGAAATGAAATCAGATAAAGAAGAAAAATGGAGTTGTGAGCCATATAAACTTTTAAAATCTTATTTGGATAAACATGAAAAGGTTAAGAAATCATATTATGCTATTCCCCCTGAAACTTTATTTGAAATTCAAAGAAGGTTTAAGGAGCAAAATCATATTATTGAAGAAATTGAGTTTGTAGGGATAGAGACTCATATTTGTGTTCTTGCAAATGCCATTTGTCTCCAAAGTGCTTTCCCTCAGGCAAATATTGTTATACATGAATCACTTTGTATGAGCAAAAATGAAAAGGATCATAAAAGAGCATTAAAAATAATGGAAGCTTTAGGAATGGAAATAAGGAGAGAAAAGGATGAAATTATCAAGTGA
- a CDS encoding helix-turn-helix transcriptional regulator, whose protein sequence is MSKAGVKFDFVKEKLMKDEELALRVGTQKSNISRLESGSYNPSLDFLVKVAKSLGKKIYIEIK, encoded by the coding sequence ATGAGTAAAGCGGGTGTGAAATTTGATTTTGTAAAAGAAAAATTGATGAAGGATGAAGAGTTAGCCTTAAGAGTAGGAACTCAAAAATCAAATATTTCAAGATTAGAAAGTGGCTCTTACAATCCATCACTTGATTTTCTAGTTAAAGTTGCAAAAAGTCTAGGAAAAAAAATATATATCGAGATTAAATAA
- a CDS encoding phage replisome organizer N-terminal domain-containing protein — protein sequence MVEVKWIKIVTDIFDDDKVLLIESMPEADGIIVIWFNDYIAEYDPAICIRDPLILMMMPPIIL from the coding sequence ATGGTTGAAGTTAAATGGATTAAAATAGTTACGGATATATTTGATGATGATAAGGTATTGTTAATTGAAAGTATGCCTGAGGCTGATGGGATAATTGTTATTTGGTTTAATGATTATATCGCTGAATATGATCCAGCGATATGCATTAGAGATCCACTAATACTCATGATGATGCCACCAATAATTCTTTAG
- a CDS encoding helix-turn-helix transcriptional regulator codes for MRKSLKKIRISKELLQKDIAEAIKISPAFYSLIESGERLPSMKTAKRIASCLGLTLDEFYEAITTR; via the coding sequence ATGAGAAAAAGTTTGAAGAAAATTAGAATCAGTAAAGAATTGTTGCAAAAAGATATTGCCGAGGCAATTAAGATTAGTCCTGCTTTTTATAGTTTGATTGAAAGTGGGGAAAGGTTGCCTTCTATGAAAACAGCTAAGAGAATTGCATCGTGTCTGGGTCTTACTTTAGATGAATTTTATGAAGCAATTACAACTCGGTAG
- the dgt gene encoding dGTP triphosphohydrolase, with protein sequence MNREELLKKEMLYLSEFAVKSNPSCLTKRRNFEPNEDIIERLDFQRDRDRIIHSRAFRRLMHKTQVFNANLGDHYRNRLTHTMEVNQIARSISKNLGLNDELTEAIALGHDLGHTPFGHIGERTLHLLISGDIKDNEGEFNHNKFGGFKHNYQSLQIVDNMEKRSNEYNGINLTLAVREGILKHTGSKIRIPKDIASRNSLDSQKVEVSYSTLNLDGISIDKPSFTLEGQVVAIADEIAQCTHDLEDGIRAKIIDLKNFKNDGLIKKICSERKINLDDLVETVDVRNVLIKYMVGELINDVCKTTSENLSKLKNENRIPKYTSLEDVYKEQIVSFSKETEELHKELSNLITKLVIASQQVTQSDLKAEYIIKRLFKAYFNHPQQLPDYILNRYFIKKGKEFNRFNIADNIGDLKSDSEFVRLICDHIGSMTDQYASREYKKLYEPEYY encoded by the coding sequence ATGAATAGAGAAGAATTACTTAAGAAAGAAATGTTATATTTAAGTGAGTTTGCTGTTAAAAGTAATCCATCTTGCCTAACTAAAAGGCGTAATTTTGAACCCAATGAGGATATTATAGAGAGATTAGATTTTCAAAGGGATAGGGATAGAATTATACACTCAAGGGCTTTTCGAAGACTAATGCATAAAACACAAGTATTTAATGCTAATTTGGGTGACCATTATAGGAATAGATTAACACATACTATGGAAGTTAATCAGATTGCTCGGTCTATAAGTAAGAATTTAGGACTAAACGATGAACTAACAGAAGCAATAGCTTTAGGTCATGACTTAGGTCATACGCCATTTGGGCATATTGGTGAAAGGACGTTACACCTGTTAATATCGGGTGATATTAAAGATAATGAGGGGGAATTTAACCATAATAAATTTGGGGGATTTAAGCATAATTATCAAAGTCTGCAGATAGTTGATAATATGGAAAAAAGATCGAATGAATATAATGGTATAAATCTAACATTAGCAGTAAGGGAGGGTATTCTAAAACATACTGGTTCTAAAATAAGAATCCCTAAGGATATTGCAAGTCGAAATTCTTTAGACAGTCAAAAGGTTGAAGTTAGTTATTCAACACTTAATCTTGATGGAATATCTATAGATAAGCCTTCATTTACTTTGGAGGGACAGGTTGTTGCAATCGCAGATGAAATAGCTCAATGTACTCATGATTTAGAAGATGGGATAAGAGCAAAAATAATAGATCTAAAGAATTTTAAAAATGATGGATTAATTAAAAAAATATGTTCGGAGAGAAAAATTAATTTAGATGATTTAGTAGAAACTGTAGATGTTAGAAATGTGCTAATTAAATATATGGTAGGTGAATTAATTAATGATGTTTGCAAAACAACTAGTGAAAATTTATCTAAATTAAAAAATGAAAACAGAATTCCTAAGTACACAAGCCTTGAAGATGTATATAAAGAGCAAATTGTTTCTTTTTCTAAAGAAACAGAAGAATTACATAAAGAGTTAAGTAACTTAATAACTAAATTAGTTATTGCTTCTCAGCAGGTAACACAATCAGACTTAAAAGCTGAGTATATAATTAAAAGGTTATTTAAAGCATATTTTAATCATCCGCAACAACTACCTGATTATATTTTAAATAGGTATTTTATTAAAAAGGGAAAAGAATTTAATAGGTTTAATATTGCAGATAATATTGGAGATTTAAAAAGTGATTCGGAATTTGTAAGATTAATCTGCGACCATATAGGAAGTATGACAGATCAATATGCCTCAAGAGAATACAAAAAACTGTATGAACCAGAATATTACTAA
- a CDS encoding nucleoside triphosphate pyrophosphohydrolase, whose translation MKTIKYNKLIRDRIPEIIEASGKKAVVEKVEGEELLNLLNMKLFEELNEYKQSGEVEELADLVEVVQAILEYKGISLEEFNEIREKKNIKRGRFKEGLLLVEVIE comes from the coding sequence ATGAAAACAATTAAGTATAATAAATTAATCAGAGATAGAATACCAGAAATAATTGAGGCTAGTGGGAAAAAGGCTGTAGTTGAGAAAGTAGAAGGAGAAGAATTGCTAAACTTGTTAAATATGAAGTTGTTTGAAGAACTAAATGAATATAAACAATCAGGAGAAGTAGAAGAACTAGCAGACTTAGTAGAAGTAGTACAAGCTATCCTAGAATACAAAGGTATTAGTCTAGAGGAATTTAATGAAATAAGAGAAAAGAAAAACATCAAAAGAGGTAGATTTAAGGAAGGATTATTGTTAGTAGAGGTAATAGAATAA
- a CDS encoding sigma-70 family RNA polymerase sigma factor — protein MDDNEFNLLLSNYKNSIERFIYYKMPNKYDAEDVLQEVLITGYQSLDKLESKDKFKSWMLSIAANKCKDYYRKKLKLLEVPIDELYSYEISSGKTGITVKEIVDDTLENLNDEDKKILVMHYIRGIDQKSISSILNIPVGTVKSRLFKARQKFKEIYPYPPNVKGEFLMKESKFPQIMPEIIIAKSNLPEFEVKCEQDIGFFIIPRLEEKSHYATYDFDDCPRMKKTSETNVKVIGKAVIHGIECVEIEEEMVNEDGSKYGFTMFERLTDTHLQTVAAIDNHNGSKNISTFLDDDFLNFWGYGENNCGVELLQKRTGIIECNENGELYKDSTDIHNSDIVGRYLVKIGSKEYDTVRQVYFNSHGEIVENYINTDGKVVLFRRFNKFDWRYGKGYDKLWTEMFPYSDRITLNGDIYVHWYNCLPDYVIA, from the coding sequence ATGGATGATAATGAATTTAATTTGTTGTTAAGTAATTACAAAAATTCCATTGAACGCTTTATTTATTACAAGATGCCAAATAAATACGATGCTGAAGATGTATTGCAGGAGGTTTTAATAACTGGGTATCAGTCCTTGGATAAATTAGAATCTAAGGATAAGTTTAAATCTTGGATGCTATCCATAGCTGCAAATAAGTGTAAGGATTATTATAGAAAAAAGCTTAAGCTTCTTGAAGTGCCAATAGATGAGCTTTATAGCTATGAGATTTCCTCTGGAAAAACTGGAATTACTGTTAAGGAAATTGTAGATGATACCCTTGAAAACCTTAATGATGAAGATAAAAAAATCCTAGTTATGCACTATATTAGAGGAATTGATCAAAAAAGCATATCATCAATACTTAATATCCCAGTTGGCACAGTAAAAAGCAGATTATTTAAAGCTAGGCAAAAATTCAAAGAAATATATCCATATCCACCAAATGTGAAAGGAGAGTTTTTAATGAAAGAATCAAAGTTTCCACAAATTATGCCTGAGATTATTATAGCTAAATCTAATTTACCTGAATTTGAAGTAAAATGCGAACAGGATATAGGTTTTTTTATCATCCCTCGATTAGAAGAAAAATCACATTATGCCACCTATGATTTTGATGATTGCCCAAGAATGAAGAAAACAAGTGAAACTAATGTAAAAGTCATAGGAAAAGCTGTTATCCATGGAATTGAATGTGTTGAAATAGAAGAAGAAATGGTAAACGAAGATGGAAGCAAATATGGCTTTACAATGTTTGAAAGACTAACAGATACACATTTGCAAACTGTAGCAGCTATAGATAACCATAATGGTTCAAAAAATATATCTACATTTTTAGATGATGATTTCCTTAATTTTTGGGGATATGGTGAAAATAATTGTGGTGTAGAACTACTTCAAAAAAGAACTGGAATCATTGAATGTAATGAGAATGGTGAACTATATAAGGATAGTACAGATATTCATAATTCTGATATTGTTGGTAGATATCTAGTTAAGATTGGAAGCAAAGAATATGATACTGTTAGGCAAGTATATTTCAATAGTCATGGAGAAATTGTTGAAAATTATATTAATACTGATGGTAAAGTAGTTCTATTTAGACGATTTAATAAGTTTGACTGGAGATATGGAAAGGGCTATGATAAGCTTTGGACTGAAATGTTTCCTTATTCTGATAGAATCACTTTAAATGGGGATATTTATGTTCACTGGTATAATTGCTTACCTGATTATGTAATTGCTTAG
- a CDS encoding ribonuclease Z has protein sequence MLNISLLGSGGGMPMPDRFLSSLLINYKGRKILIDCGEGTQVAMRKINSGFKSIDVICITHCHGDHIFGLPGLLSTIGNSDRTEPITIIGPAGIADVINSIMVALPYLPYDLHIIESPEGSLGLSIVSGILEVKEVEDFSNEEIILSSLELEHSAPCLGYSFYLQRKPKFYPEKAELNKVPKEIWGRLQNGETVTHENQVYEPSMVLGEERRGIKLSYITDTRPIDAIPSFINESDLFVCEGTYGDNEDLEKAIKNKHMTFAEAAELAYKGKVCELLLTHFSTAMDEPELYSNNARDIFVNTIIAYDSLSKTLVFR, from the coding sequence TTGCTTAATATATCTTTATTAGGATCTGGTGGCGGGATGCCTATGCCTGATAGGTTTCTATCTTCTTTACTTATAAACTATAAAGGAAGGAAGATTCTTATAGACTGTGGAGAGGGTACGCAAGTAGCCATGAGAAAAATTAATAGTGGATTTAAATCCATTGATGTAATATGTATAACCCATTGTCATGGAGATCATATATTTGGTTTGCCAGGGCTTCTATCGACTATTGGGAATAGTGATAGAACTGAGCCTATTACAATAATAGGGCCAGCTGGTATAGCAGATGTAATAAATAGTATCATGGTAGCTCTTCCATATCTTCCTTATGATTTACATATAATAGAAAGTCCTGAAGGTTCACTAGGTCTTAGTATCGTATCAGGCATATTGGAGGTAAAAGAGGTGGAGGACTTTTCTAATGAAGAGATTATATTGTCTTCATTAGAACTTGAACATTCAGCACCATGTCTAGGATATAGTTTTTATTTACAAAGAAAGCCTAAGTTTTATCCAGAGAAGGCAGAACTAAATAAAGTACCAAAGGAAATATGGGGAAGACTACAAAATGGTGAAACTGTAACTCATGAAAATCAAGTATATGAACCTAGTATGGTATTAGGGGAAGAAAGAAGAGGTATAAAACTTAGCTACATAACTGATACAAGACCAATAGATGCAATACCAAGTTTTATTAATGAAAGTGATTTATTTGTATGTGAAGGAACTTATGGTGATAACGAAGACCTTGAAAAAGCCATAAAAAACAAGCATATGACTTTTGCTGAGGCTGCAGAGTTGGCATATAAAGGGAAAGTATGTGAACTATTGCTCACTCATTTTAGTACAGCAATGGATGAACCAGAATTATATAGTAACAATGCGAGGGACATATTTGTAAATACAATAATAGCTTATGATAGTTTAAGTAAAACCTTGGTTTTTAGATGA
- a CDS encoding NUDIX domain-containing protein: MSYFNKKIVEEFITMEIWDILDENGNLTGRTIMRGEELKADEYHLVVHIWIVNSNGEILIQKRPEHLEFAPGVWATTGGSAIQGEDSITAACRETKEELGIEVNLNSMLEPLRHKRKNDLTDIWVVKQDIELEDITLQKEEVDDVKWVNAKELREMIYEGSFFRYSDDYFKLLSQYIQI; the protein is encoded by the coding sequence ATGAGTTATTTTAATAAGAAAATTGTGGAGGAGTTTATTACTATGGAGATATGGGACATATTAGATGAAAATGGGAATCTAACAGGAAGAACCATTATGAGAGGAGAAGAATTAAAAGCAGATGAATATCATCTGGTAGTTCATATATGGATTGTTAATAGCAATGGGGAAATATTGATTCAAAAAAGACCAGAGCATTTAGAGTTCGCCCCTGGAGTATGGGCTACAACAGGAGGATCTGCTATTCAAGGTGAAGATAGTATTACGGCTGCCTGTAGAGAAACAAAAGAAGAATTAGGCATAGAAGTTAATTTAAATTCTATGTTAGAACCTCTAAGGCATAAACGCAAAAATGACTTAACTGATATTTGGGTTGTGAAACAAGACATTGAGCTAGAAGACATCACCTTACAGAAAGAAGAAGTAGATGATGTTAAATGGGTTAATGCAAAAGAATTAAGAGAAATGATATATGAGGGAAGCTTTTTTAGATATAGTGATGATTATTTTAAGCTACTTTCGCAGTATATACAGATATAA
- a CDS encoding APH(3') family aminoglycoside O-phosphotransferase produces the protein MNAQQFPKDLQMLLEGMTCEVDDIGRSTAGVYRYYNNKTSYYLKIQPVLQGLHRELKIMEWLQDKLPVPIIIYFDSYNGFDYLLMTEVNGEMLCSEYCLNNPEKTVKLLADGIKMLETISIENCTFDNSLEIKLEEALDNINNNLVDMSDWEENNRFNTPMELLEYLRINKPKEFTPIFAHGDYCLPNIIAKDNKVNGFIDLGRGGIADIYQDIALCVRSLKHNYDTDKYTDLLFKYLGIEPNWEKVDYYILLDELF, from the coding sequence ATGAATGCACAACAATTTCCAAAAGATTTGCAGATGCTCTTAGAAGGGATGACTTGTGAAGTGGACGATATTGGTCGTTCTACGGCTGGAGTATATAGATATTATAATAATAAGACATCCTATTATCTAAAGATTCAACCTGTTCTTCAGGGACTTCATAGAGAATTAAAAATTATGGAGTGGTTACAAGACAAACTACCAGTTCCTATAATAATATACTTTGACTCATATAATGGCTTCGATTATTTACTTATGACAGAAGTTAATGGAGAAATGCTCTGCTCAGAATATTGTCTTAACAATCCAGAAAAGACAGTTAAACTTTTAGCAGATGGAATAAAGATGCTAGAAACTATTTCAATTGAAAATTGCACATTTGATAATAGCCTTGAAATAAAATTAGAGGAGGCATTAGATAATATAAATAATAATCTCGTTGATATGTCTGATTGGGAGGAAAACAACAGATTTAATACTCCTATGGAGTTACTGGAATATTTAAGGATAAATAAGCCTAAAGAATTTACCCCTATATTTGCTCATGGAGATTATTGCCTTCCTAATATTATTGCCAAAGACAATAAAGTTAATGGTTTCATAGACTTAGGGAGAGGCGGAATAGCAGATATATATCAGGATATAGCTTTATGTGTTAGGTCATTGAAACATAATTATGATACAGATAAATATACAGATTTACTTTTTAAATACCTAGGTATAGAACCTAATTGGGAAAAAGTTGATTACTATATTCTTCTAGATGAGTTATTTTAA